Proteins encoded by one window of Fusarium graminearum PH-1 chromosome 1, whole genome shotgun sequence:
- a CDS encoding ornithine aminotransferase, producing MGVKSDSHLNHGELRTSCVFSSQDALKAEQDHSAKNYQSLPIVFSRAQGASVWDPEGRHYLDFHAASTALNHGHCHPKLVATLVDQASRLTLTSRAFHNDIYPQFARYVTGLFGYDRVLPSSTGAEASETAIKVARKWAYKVKGVPENQAIVFGAAGNHHGRTLATIALASDNMSRDNYGPLDQNISCTIPGTNRHIEYNNKAALDEAFEAAGFNLAAFIVEPIQGDAGVIVADDDYLRHARSLCDKHNVLLICDEIQTGIGRTGKFLGHYWSGIRPDMVLLGKTMTGGMYPFSCVLGDNAVMLTVEPGTHGSTYGGNPLGAAIAMRALQVVEEENLAENAERLGCVMRDGLKEIQAQTNIIETVRGRGLLNAVVIDQSKTNGHTGIGLCELMKEKGLLLKSSRTGIIRISPPLVITVEEIHWSLRIMKESIDELMQLPSAS from the exons ATGGGCGTGAAGAGTGACAGCCACCTCAACCACGGTGAACTACGCACCTCTTGTGTTTTCAGTTCTCAAGATGCACTCAAAGCTGAACAAGATCACTCTGCCAAGAACTACCAATCTCTTCCCATCGTATTCTCCCGTGCTCAGGGAGCATCGGTCTGGGATCCCGAAGGTCGTCATTATCTCGACTTTCACGCTGCTTCCACGGCTCTGAACCACGGACACTGTCACCCGAAACTTGTCGCGACCCTGGTTGATCAGGCTTCGCGTCTGACACTCACGTCTCGCGCTTTCCATAACGACATTTATCCACAATTTGCTCGATATGTGACTGGCCTCTTTGGCTATGATCGTGTTCTTCCCTCAAGTACTGGTGCTGAAGCGTCTGAGACTGCTATCAAAGTGGCTCGTAAATGGGCCTACAAGGTCAAAGGTGTTCCTGAAAACCAGGCGATCGTATTCGGTGCAGCTGGGAACCATCATGGTCGAACG CTGGCAACAATTGCCCTTGCTTCTGACAACATGTCGCGAGACAATTATGGGCCACTAGACCAAAACATCAGCTGCACCATACCTGGAACTAATCGTCACATCGAATACAATAACAAGGCTGCACTCGATGAAGCATTTGAAGCGGCAGGGTTCAACCTAGCAGCCTTTATCGTTGAACCGATTCAAGGAGATGCAGGTGTCATCGTTGCCGATGACGACTATCTTCGACATGCGAGATCCCTTTGTGACAAGCACAATGTCCTTTTGATCTGTGACGAAATCCAGACAGGCATTGGTCGAACCGGAAAGTTTTTGGGTCACTATTGGAGCGGGATTCGCCCTGATATGGTTCTTCTGGGCAAGACCATGACGGGTGGGATGTACCCGTTCTCGTGCGTACTGGGCGATAATGCTGTCATGCTCACTGTCGAGCCGGGAACGCATGGATCAACCTATGGTGGCAATCCACTAGGTGCAGCAATTGCAATGCGTGCCCTGcaagttgttgaggaggagaattTGGCAGAAAATGCGGAGCGTCTTGGTTGCGTAATGCGCGATGGCTTGAAAGAGATTCAGGCCCAGACAAACATCATCGAGACAGTTCGCGGAAGGGGTCTGCTCAACGCTGTTGTGATTGACCagtccaagaccaacggtCATACTGGTATAGGCCTTTGcgagttgatgaaggaaaAGGGCCTTTTA ctcaagtcaagtcgtACAGGCATCATCCGTATTTCTCCCCCTTTGGTAATCACGGTAGAAGAGATTCATTGGTCACTTCGAATCATGAAGGAGTCGATTGATGAGCTTATGCAGCTTCCCAGTGCATCATAG